A single region of the Zootoca vivipara chromosome 2, rZooViv1.1, whole genome shotgun sequence genome encodes:
- the LOC118079553 gene encoding transmembrane protease serine 12-like gives MQRRWLLSCLSATSLVAALVLLCEAPPGALSSVIPTKDCGTRPIVDEIQAGSRIVGGHDAQLGAWPWQVSLQVFHFGIGYQHMCGGSLINHNSVLTAAHCIKEWTFPEFWRAVMGLHHLYMYQSYTVKSRVRAIIMHSDFQKKTFENDLALFKLMDSIKFNDYIQPICLPEGPLLMTNETPCYISGWGKTLQRGGKRRILQEAQVDIIPMQVCNRDDWYGGSLKKEDMLCAGSESGGIDTCQGDSGGPLMCYFPDATKYYLIGVTSFGLGCGRPTFPGVYIRTARFRSWIQSQAILFDKTITLTMPCILIFLTVGWVIIHSAL, from the exons ATGCAGCGGCGGTGGCTCCTCTCTTGCCTCTCAGCCACTTCCTTGGTGGCGGCGCTAGTGCTGCTGTGCGAGGCTCCGCCGGGGGCCCTGTCCTCTGTCATACCCACAAAAG ATTGTGGAACAAGGCCTATTGTGGATGAGATACAAGCAGGGTCTCGGATTGTAGGTGGACATGATGCTCAACTTGGAGCATGGCCTTGGCAAGTCAGTCTTCAAGTTTTCCACTTTGGCATAGGATATCAGCATATGTGTGGTGGATCTTTAATTAACCACAACTCAGTCCTGACAGCAGCACACTGCATTAAAGAGTGGAC GTTCCCCGAGTTTTGGAGGGCTGTGATGGGACTGCATCATCTTTATATGTACCAGTCTTATACTGTGAAGAGCCGAGTCAGGGCTATCATTATGCACTCCGATTTCCAGAAGAAAACCTTTGAAAATGATCTTGCCTTGTTTAAATTAATGGACTCTATCAAATTCAATGATTATATTCAGCCCATCTGCTTACCTGAGGGTCCGCTTCTTATGACCAATGAGACTCCATGTTATATAAGTGGTTGGGGGAAAACGCTGCAGAGAG GTGGAAAAAGACGTATATTACAAGAAGCCCAAGTAGACATTATTCCAATGCAGGTCTGCAATAGGGATGACTGGTATGGAGGGTCACTCAAAAAAGAAGACATGCTTTGTGCTGGCTCTGAAAGTGGAGGTATTGACACTTGTCAG GGAGACAGTGGTGGACCACTTATGTGCTATTTCCCAGATGCCACCAAATATTACCTGATAGGAGTCACGAGCTTTGGCCTTGGCTGTGGCCGACCAACATTTCCAGGAGTCTATATACGTACAGCTCGTTTCAGGAGCTGGATACAATCACAAGCTATTTTATTTGACAAAACCATTACACTGACCATGCCATGTATTCTCATCTTTTTAACTGTGGGATGGGTAATCATCCACAGTGCTCTATAA
- the ATF1 gene encoding cyclic AMP-dependent transcription factor ATF-1 isoform X3 codes for MEEAHKSSSNNSATPPQAASLQGTTLQAAQLSRISQQMSLRGQTPLTVVQLSGDQVQGVIHTAQTSSVIHSPQGQSVQVSLSESDDSQDSSDSIGSSQKARGILARRPSYRKIFNDLSSEDARDRKGDEASPGISTITSMSVPTPVYQTSTGQYIAIAPNGPLQLSSPATECVQGLQTFTNAGGTPLLQYVQTSDGQQILVPSNQVVVQTASGDMQTYQIRSTPTTTSLPQTVVMTAPVSLTSQSTKTDDPQLKREIRLMKNREAARECRRKKKEYVKCLENRVAVLENQNKTLIEELKTLKDLYCHKNV; via the exons ATGGAAGAGGCTCACAAAAGCAGCAGTAACAATTCAGCAACACCCCCACAAGCAGCATCTTTACAAGGTACCACGCTACAAGCAGCTCAGCTTTCTCGTATTTCCCAACAG ATGTCCCTTAGAGGTCAAACTCCACTGACAGTGGTTCAGCTCTCTGGGGATCAAGTCCAGGGAGTCATTCATACAGCTCAAACCTCATCTGTCATTCACTCACCACAAGGGCAATCAGTGCAG GTGTCTTTGTCAGAGAGTGACGATTCACAAGATTCCTCAGATAGCATAGGCTCTTCACAGAAAGCCAGAGGAATCCTAGCACGCCGTCCATCTTATAG aaaaatctTCAATGATCTTTCTTCTGAAGACGCACGAGACAGGAAAGGAGATGAAGCAAGTCCTGGTATCTCTACTATCACATCAATGTCTGTCCCTACGCCCGTTTACCAAACAAGCACTGGACAATATA TTGCCATTGCTCCAAATGGACCATTACAGCTGAGCAGCCCGGCAACAGAGTGTGTGCAGGGTTTGCAGACCTTTACAAATGCTGGTGGGACTCCGCTATTACAGTATGTACAGACATCTGATGGTCAGCAGATACTTGTGCCAAGCAACCAGGTGGTAGTGCAGA CTGCATCAGGAGACATGCAGACATACCAGATACGCAGCACACCAACCACCACTTCCCTCCCCCAGACGGTTGTGATGACAGCTCCTGTCTCCTTGACATCTCAGTCAACCAAGACGGATGATCCACAGTTGAAACGTGAAATACGGCTGATGAAAAACAG AGAAGCAGCTCGAGAATGCCGtagaaagaagaaagaatatgTTAAATGTCTTGAAAATCGAGTTGCTGTTcttgaaaaccagaacaaaacTCTAATTGAAGAACTAAAAACTTTGAAAGATCTTTACTGCCATAAAAATGTgtaa
- the LOC118079552 gene encoding transmembrane protease serine 12-like: MRRRLRPAFSLALLVLLYGPPPGARPSGVPTHVCGTRPLIDEKKTGTQIEGDHEAQLGAWPWLVSLQIYRVFEGGYRHKCGGSLISNNSVLTAARCIKKWVNPEYWRVVIGLRHLYKHHSHTINFRVRDIVVHSNFKVNSYDNDIALFELIKFVEYDEYIQPICLPDIPLLVTDKNPCYISGWEKKEEKGDMKYTLQESQVDIIPLYTCARHRWYSGHGISRDMICADSASGHKNTCKVKQRYFHCKPCYQQMLLCGLLRQIILPGRMSK, encoded by the exons ATGCGGCGTAGGCTTCGCCCCGCGTTCTCACTGGCTCTGCTCGTGCTGCTGTATGGACCACCGCCCGGAGCCCGACCCTCCGGGGTCCCTACACACG tttgtggAACAAGGCCTCTTATAGATGAGAAAAAAACTGGGACTCAGATAGAAGGTGATCATGAGGCTCAGCTCGGGGCATGGCCATGGCTTGTTAGTCTTCAAATTTACCGTGTTTTTGAAGGCGGTTATCGTCACAAATGTGGTGGATCTTTAATTAGTAACAACTCAGTATTGACAGCAGCACGCTGCATTAAAAAATGGGT GAACCCAGAGTACTGGAGAGTTGTGATTGGCTTGCGTCATCTTTATAAACATCATTCTCATACTATAAATTTCCGGGTGAGAGACATTGTGGTCCATTctaatttcaaagtgaacagcTATGACAATGACATTGCCTTATTCGAATTAATAAAGTTTGTCGAATACGATGAATATATTCAGCCCATCTGCTTACCTGACATTCCTCTTCTAGTGACAGACAAGAACCCATGTTATATAAGTGGATGGgagaaaaaagaggagaaag GTGATATGAAATATACGTTACAAGAATCTCAGGTAGACATTATACCACTGTACACCTGTGCTAGACATCGCTGGTATTCAGGGCATGGAATATCAAGGGATATGATTTGTGCTGACTCTGCAAGTGGACACAAAAATACCTGTAAGGTAAAACAGAGATATTTCCACTGTAAACCATGTTACCAACAGATGCTGTTATGTGGCTTGCTTAGACAAATTATATTGCCCGGTAGAATGTCAAAGTAG
- the ATF1 gene encoding cyclic AMP-dependent transcription factor ATF-1 isoform X1 yields the protein MFTSEQEMMSLRGQTPLTVVQLSGDQVQGVIHTAQTSSVIHSPQGQSVQVSLSESDDSQDSSDSIGSSQKARGILARRPSYRKIFNDLSSEDARDRKGDEASPGISTITSMSVPTPVYQTSTGQYIAIAPNGPLQLSSPATECVQGLQTFTNAGGTPLLQYVQTSDGQQILVPSNQVVVQTASGDMQTYQIRSTPTTTSLPQTVVMTAPVSLTSQSTKTDDPQLKREIRLMKNREAARECRRKKKEYVKCLENRVAVLENQNKTLIEELKTLKDLYCHKNV from the exons ATGTTTACATCAgagcaagaaatg ATGTCCCTTAGAGGTCAAACTCCACTGACAGTGGTTCAGCTCTCTGGGGATCAAGTCCAGGGAGTCATTCATACAGCTCAAACCTCATCTGTCATTCACTCACCACAAGGGCAATCAGTGCAG GTGTCTTTGTCAGAGAGTGACGATTCACAAGATTCCTCAGATAGCATAGGCTCTTCACAGAAAGCCAGAGGAATCCTAGCACGCCGTCCATCTTATAG aaaaatctTCAATGATCTTTCTTCTGAAGACGCACGAGACAGGAAAGGAGATGAAGCAAGTCCTGGTATCTCTACTATCACATCAATGTCTGTCCCTACGCCCGTTTACCAAACAAGCACTGGACAATATA TTGCCATTGCTCCAAATGGACCATTACAGCTGAGCAGCCCGGCAACAGAGTGTGTGCAGGGTTTGCAGACCTTTACAAATGCTGGTGGGACTCCGCTATTACAGTATGTACAGACATCTGATGGTCAGCAGATACTTGTGCCAAGCAACCAGGTGGTAGTGCAGA CTGCATCAGGAGACATGCAGACATACCAGATACGCAGCACACCAACCACCACTTCCCTCCCCCAGACGGTTGTGATGACAGCTCCTGTCTCCTTGACATCTCAGTCAACCAAGACGGATGATCCACAGTTGAAACGTGAAATACGGCTGATGAAAAACAG AGAAGCAGCTCGAGAATGCCGtagaaagaagaaagaatatgTTAAATGTCTTGAAAATCGAGTTGCTGTTcttgaaaaccagaacaaaacTCTAATTGAAGAACTAAAAACTTTGAAAGATCTTTACTGCCATAAAAATGTgtaa
- the ATF1 gene encoding cyclic AMP-dependent transcription factor ATF-1 isoform X2: MSLRGQTPLTVVQLSGDQVQGVIHTAQTSSVIHSPQGQSVQVSLSESDDSQDSSDSIGSSQKARGILARRPSYRKIFNDLSSEDARDRKGDEASPGISTITSMSVPTPVYQTSTGQYIAIAPNGPLQLSSPATECVQGLQTFTNAGGTPLLQYVQTSDGQQILVPSNQVVVQTASGDMQTYQIRSTPTTTSLPQTVVMTAPVSLTSQSTKTDDPQLKREIRLMKNREAARECRRKKKEYVKCLENRVAVLENQNKTLIEELKTLKDLYCHKNV; this comes from the exons ATGTCCCTTAGAGGTCAAACTCCACTGACAGTGGTTCAGCTCTCTGGGGATCAAGTCCAGGGAGTCATTCATACAGCTCAAACCTCATCTGTCATTCACTCACCACAAGGGCAATCAGTGCAG GTGTCTTTGTCAGAGAGTGACGATTCACAAGATTCCTCAGATAGCATAGGCTCTTCACAGAAAGCCAGAGGAATCCTAGCACGCCGTCCATCTTATAG aaaaatctTCAATGATCTTTCTTCTGAAGACGCACGAGACAGGAAAGGAGATGAAGCAAGTCCTGGTATCTCTACTATCACATCAATGTCTGTCCCTACGCCCGTTTACCAAACAAGCACTGGACAATATA TTGCCATTGCTCCAAATGGACCATTACAGCTGAGCAGCCCGGCAACAGAGTGTGTGCAGGGTTTGCAGACCTTTACAAATGCTGGTGGGACTCCGCTATTACAGTATGTACAGACATCTGATGGTCAGCAGATACTTGTGCCAAGCAACCAGGTGGTAGTGCAGA CTGCATCAGGAGACATGCAGACATACCAGATACGCAGCACACCAACCACCACTTCCCTCCCCCAGACGGTTGTGATGACAGCTCCTGTCTCCTTGACATCTCAGTCAACCAAGACGGATGATCCACAGTTGAAACGTGAAATACGGCTGATGAAAAACAG AGAAGCAGCTCGAGAATGCCGtagaaagaagaaagaatatgTTAAATGTCTTGAAAATCGAGTTGCTGTTcttgaaaaccagaacaaaacTCTAATTGAAGAACTAAAAACTTTGAAAGATCTTTACTGCCATAAAAATGTgtaa